GTCGTCCTTTGCATCGGCCAACGGAAGCACTGCTGCGCCCATCGTCCGAAGCACATGCGTCCCTGGATACGTCAGCTTCACGCCCTTCTCCGCCGCCAGCGCGTTGATCTCCTCGTAGCGCAGCAGAAATTCACTGTAAGCGCCCATGAGCATGCGTTTGAAATCGCCGCCCGTGATGACTTCCCCGTTTTCTCTTTGCACAGCGTTCACCTTACCTGTAAAAATTCGCGTCCGATAAAAGGATTATTCTTTCTCTTCCTAGAATATATTTACATATATGCTTATATATTTCGAGAATGGAAGGCGTATCCCTTCTTTTTCGCCTTTTCAATTTTACCGGACAGATAAAGGAGCACCCGATGCCAAAGAAAAAACCGGATGCGCAGGCATCCCCTGACATGATGATGTCGCTGGACGAGACGCTCATCGCCTCATACGAAGAGTCTATTGCGGAGACCGCGGAAAAGGATGTACCGCACGCAGAAGAGGTGGCTGACTCGCCAAAGAAGGCGAGCCGCGCAGACGCTTCATCGAAGCGCACGGCAAAGCCCAAAGCGAAGACCGCGTCCGCGAAGAAATCCGCATCCAAAAAGGCGGGCGCGGCGAAGCATCCGGCAAAGGCGGACGCCTCCGGTGTGAACGACACCGGCTCGAAGGAAAACGGCCGCATCAAGCTCCATGGCGAGCCTGTCTTTGCTCTCGACATCGGCACGCGAAGCGTCATTGGCATCGTCGCCGAGAAGACGGACAGCCACATGATGCGCATTCTCGCCACGGTGCGGCGCGAGCATAAGACGCGCGCCATGCTGGACGGTCAGATACACGATGTCCCGCAAGTCGCCGACATCATCCGCGAGGTCAAAAATGAACTCATCGAGCGCGTCGGTCCCCTCACCGGTGCTTCCGTCGCGGCAGCCGGCCGCGCGCTCTACACCATGACCGCCGAGACGGAGGCGGAGCTGGGCGGCATCGTGACCGATGAGGAGCAGCGCGCGCTGGACTTCGCCGGCGTGCAGGCGGCGCAGGCAAAGCTCGCCACGTCCAAGATCATGGACGACCCGTCCCGCTACTACTGCGTCGGCTACAGCACCATTCAGTACACACTCGACGGCGTCCCCCTCAAGAGCCTCATCGGACAGCGGGGCAAGCTCGCGAAGGCGACGGTCATCGCGACCTTTCTGCCCCGGCAGGTCATCGACTCCATGCAGTCCGCGCTGCGCGACGTTCAGCTCGATATGCGTGCGCTCACGCTGGAGCCGATTGCCGCCATCAACGTCCTCATCCCTCCGACCATGCGCCATCTGAACCTGGCGCTCGTGGACATCGGCGCGGGCACTTCGGATGTCGCCATTACGAAGAACGGCTCCATCGTCGCCTACGGCATGGTGCCGCTCGCGGGCGATGAAATTACGGAGGCCATCAGCCAGCGCTACCTGCTTGACTTCAATGTCGCCGAGCACGTGAAGCGCAGCGCTTCCGCCGGGCAGGCCGTGAAGTTCACCGATATTCTGGGCAGCGACTACGAGCTCTCCGCGGCCGATGTCATCAGCCCCGTCATGCCGAACATTCAATCCCTCGCGGACGCCATCGCGAAGCAGATTCTCGAGCTCAATGGCGATTCCCCGCAGGCGGTCATGCTCGTCGGCGGCGGCGCGCAGACCCCGGCGCTTTCGGCACTCGTCGCCAAGGCGCTTTCCATCCCGGAAAACCGCGTCTCCGTCCGCCATCCGGATGCCGTGGAGGGCGTGGAGAGCATTCCTCTTGAGCTGCAGACACCCGATGCCGTCACGCCGCTCGGCATCTTGAAGATCGCGTCCATCAACCTGCTCCACTTCCTGTCCGTCTACGTCAACGACGAGGAAATCAACCTCTTCAACTTCCGCGATCTCACCGTCTCCGACGCGCTTCTGAACGCCGGCATCCAGCTGAAGAAGTTCAACGGCAAGCCGGGGCTCGGGCTCATGGTCACGGTCAATGAGGAGAAGAAGTTCTTCCCCGGGACGCTCCCCTCGATGGCGCGCGTTCTCATGGACGGCGAGGACACGACGCTCGACACGGTCGTCAAGGAAGGCGCGCGCATCACCGTCGTGGCCGGCGACGACGGCACGACACCCGAGATCACCCTTGCCGAGGTGCTGACCGTCGCTCCCGAATTCAAGCTCTACATCAACGGCCGCGAGAAGCGCATCCGGCAGGGCGCCGTCATCAACGGCACGCCCGCGGAGCCCGGCACACTCCTGAAGGACGGCGATGTCATCGAGAGCAAGGAGCCGCGCTCCCTCGGCGAAGCGCTCAACATCGCCGGCTATCCGCCCGCCGGACGCAAGATCAGCTACACGCTAAACGGCGTTCCTTCGCATTATACGCTGAAGCCGGAAATCATCCTGAACGACGCTCCCGCCATCCTCTCCATGCCCATCCACGAGGGAGACCATGTCGAATATCAGACAGCCGACGAGCCGCAGCTCTCCGAGGTGCTGGATCTGAAGGAGCTCCAGACCTTCGTCCGCATCATCTACAACGAGCAGGAGTTTGAGATTCCGTCCGCATCGCTTACCCTGACGGTCAACGGACACAAGGCGTCGCCGGGAACGTATCTCGAAGACGGCGCGGATGTGCGCTACGATCTCGAAGAGCGGAAGGCGACGACGGTCAACGAAGCGCTGCTCGCCGTCGGCTTTGAACCGCCGCCCGCGACGAGCCGCGTCACCGTCTCCATCTTTGTGAATCGTCGTCCCGCCATCTTCACCGACCCGGTCAAAAACGGCGACCGCCTCGATATCGTCATCAAGCCCATTACACAGCAAAGCGGTCTTAACGACAAGGGCGGCGCGACGCCCGGCTGGCTGAAGCAGACGGCGCCGATTCCCTCGGCTTCCTCCGTCATCAAGAGCACGTCCAGCGCCGCGGGGACGGGTACGACGGAAACGCAGAGCGCGGCACTGTCATCGCCCGCACGACCGGAGAAAGACACACAAGCAGCTGCTCCCAAGAGCCGCGCCGCCGCATGGACGGCCGCATCTTCCGACACAGCTGCACCGCCGACAGAGAGCGCGCCGCGGCTGTCCGATGTGTCGTCTTCGGCATCTTCCGCTCCCGCCGGCTCCGCGCCTAAGGAAGGATATCCCAAGACGGTCTCCTGGGGCGGCATCCCGCACGACTATTCCAATCGCCGATAATTGCATACGCAAACGGACGGCTCTTCGACATCTCGTGTCACAGAGCCGCCTTTTTTGCCTGTATACGGCTGCACCCGGACACACGCATCCCCCCGCGGCATATAAAATACAAATAATACAAATTTTCAAAAAAACCTGTCGAAATATTTAAAAAGATGTGATAGAATAGATTCGATATTACTTACATACTTATCTCTTACAAGCAGAGGAGGAATTATCATGACTGTTCGTTCCGGTAATGAAGCCATTGTCGAAGAAGCTGTACGCTTTTATGTAAAGACGGTCATCAATGCGGACGACCGACTCGCCAGCAACATTTGGCAGGACGGCCCGAAGACGACCATGATCCATCCGCGCGGTGAGGATATCGGATGGGATGCCATCCGCCAGCACTTCTACATCGATCGCCTGCAGAAGCTCTACACGGAGCGCAACTTCACGATCGAGAATCTCGACATCGAATGCTACTCCAAGCACGCTGTCGTGACATTTACGTGGCATCTCACGGGCAAGCTGCGTTCCGACGGAACCGAAGTTGAACATCACGGCCGCACGAGCCAGATCTATCGCCACCGCTCGACAGGCCGCTGGGAAATCATACACACGCATGTCTCCGGCATGCCCATTGCATCCGAAAGGCAGAGCATCTGAGCGGCGTTCGCCCCATAAAAAAAGCGAGCGACGACGGGATATACCCCCGCTGTCGCTCGCTTTTTTGTTTTGCCGTCACACTTTTACATATCCGTTACCGCCGGCTCTCCCGCACCTTTCGGAACGCAGCGCCTGCCGCGGCAATCGTCTTCTCTATGTCCTCATCGCTGTGCGCGAGCGACATAAATATGGTCTCGAACTGCGAAGGAGCGAGATAGATGCCCTGCTCGAGCATGGCGTGGAACCAGATTTTGAACGCCTCCTGATCCGCCGCCGCCGCCGTTTCGTAGTCACAGACCTCATGCTCGGCGAAGAAGATGCCGAACATTGATCCCGCCTGATGTGCCTGTATCTTGACACCCGCCTCCTTCGCCGCTGCCGTCCATCCCATGACAACATCCTTTGTCTTAAGCGTCAGTTGTCGGCTCTTGTCGGGCTGTCCCTCTTCTTCCCGCATGAGAATGCTGAGCGTCGTGATGCCCGCCGTCATGGCGAGTGGATTGCCGGAGAGCGTTCCCGCCTGATAAACGGGGCCCGCGGGCGAGACGCAGTCCATGATCTCCGCCTTGCCGCCGTAAGCGGCTACGGGCAGACCGCCGCCGATGATCTTCCCGAGGCACGTGATATCCGCCCGGATGCCGTACGCCGATGCGGCGCCGCCCAGGGACGCCCGGAAGCCGCACATGACCTCGTCGAAGATGAGCAGTGCGCCGTGCTGCTGCGTGAGCTCGCGCAGCTTTTGGAGGTAGCCCTGCTTCGGCGGAATGCAGCCCATATTGCCCGCCACCGGCTCGATGATGACGGCGGCAATCGCATCGCCCTGCTCTTCCATTACCTTCGTGATCGCCTCGACATCGTTGTAGGGAACGGTGATCGTATCCTTCGCGACACCGGCGGTGACGCCCGGGCTGTCCGGCACGCCGAACGTCGCCAGTCCGGAGCCCGCTTTGACGAGCAGGCTGTCGCTGTGCCCGTGATAGCAGCCGATGAACTTGACGATCTTCTCGCGCCCCGTATAGCCGCGCGCGAGGCGCAGAGCGCTCATCGTCGCCTCGGTGCCGGAGTTGACCATGCGGATGCGCTCCACGGAGGGGTAGATCTTCATGACGAGCTCGGCGAGCTCGCTCTCGATAAGCGTCGGCGCGCCGTAGCTCGTGCCGCGCGTCGCCGCTTCCTGAATCGCCTGCACGACCTCGGGATGCGCATGTCCGACGACCATCGGCCCCCACGAGCCGACGTAGTCGATGTACTCGTTGCCGTCTATATCATAGATGCGGCTGCCCTTCGCGCGCGCGATGAACGGCGGCGTGCTCCCCATACTCCGATACGAGCGCACGGGGCTGTTGACGCCGCCCGGCATCAGCTCCTTCGCAGCTTCAAACGCGGCTTCCGATTTACTGAGATTCAGACTCATATACGCACGCTCCTCGCAAGTTGAAATCTTCTCTTCCCTGAGACGCCAAGATGGCTGTGTTGCATTTATCAGTGCTTCCTTAGTTATCATACGAAAATCATTATACGAAAAACAGGCGGCGCGCGCAAGTCTTCGCGCGCGGCAAACGTCCCGGAACGGATGATACGGCCGCGAACCGCCCCGCCGCACATGGCTGTCCGCTACATCCACTCGTACTGCACGACGGCGCAGGCGGCAATCGCCGCCGTCTCCGCGCGGAGGATGTTTCTGCCGAACGTGACGGGAGTGAAGCCGGCATCCATGACCTGCTCCGCCTCGGCGGCGGAAAAACCGCCCTCGGGCCCGATGAGGAAAGCCACGGAGCCGGCACGCTCTCCCCCTTTCACAGACGCGCGCAGGACGCTCTTGACGTCGTGCTCTTCGTCCGCCTCGTAGAAGAAGAGACGCATATCCATCTCACCGCAGAGCCGCAGAGCCTCTTCCATCGGCCGGATATCCTCCACCGTCGGGAGGGAGACTCTGCCGCACTGCTTGGCGGCCTCGACGGCGATCTTCTGCCACTTCCCGCGCTTTTTCTCCGCCTTTGCCGCGTCGTATCGGACGACGGCATGCGCCGTCACAACGGGAAGGATGCGCGTGATGCCGAGCTCGGTCGCCTTTTGGACGACAAGATCGAGCTTGTCTCCCTTCAGAAGCGAGATGATGAGTACGCGCTCGCCCCGCTCCTCCTCCGCCTCTTCCTCAAAGAGCAGGGAGAGCCGGACAGCGTCCTCCTCGAATCCCGCGATCTCGGCTTCGGCAAGGCGTCCGTCCATAGCGCGGACACGCACACGCTCGCCGATTTTCGCCCGCAGCACGCGCGTGAGATGATGCGCGTCGTCGCCCGTGACGCGCATCGTATCCGCCAGGGGTGTATCCAGGAATAGTCTTCGCATCGTGTAAAACCCCTTCATTCGTCTGTCTCCGTTCGGCGTATGCGCCATGGGAAACAGCCGGCTTATGACATACGCGCCACCATGGCGGCCCAGCCCTTGTCCAGCTCGACGGACTCGACACGGATACCGCGCGCCTTCGCCGCGGCGAGCACATCGTCGACGCGGTCGTCGATGATGCCCGACAGCAGCATCTTGCCCCCGTCCTCCAGGTAGTCCGATACGTTTTCAAACATCCGGATGATGATGTCGGCAACGATATTCGCGATGATGAGGTCCGCCCTGCCGCTCGCCTTCTGCAGGAGGTCGCTCTCGAATACCTCGACGTTCCCGACGCCGTTGACCTCGATGTTCTCGCGCGCCACGCGGCAGGCGATGGGATCGAAGTCCATTGCCGTGATGTCGCCCGCGCCGAGCTTTGCGGCGCAGATGGAGAGCACGCCCGAGCCTGTCCCCACGTCAAAGACGCGCATGCCCGGCTCGACAAGCCTCTCGAGCGCGCGGATGCAGAGCGCCGTCGTCTCATGCTGTCCCGTGCCGAAGGCAGCGCCCGGATCGAGGCGCACGACGATGTCGCCCTCTTTTGCC
This portion of the Selenomonas sp. TAMA-11512 genome encodes:
- the hemL gene encoding glutamate-1-semialdehyde 2,1-aminomutase — encoded protein: MSLNLSKSEAAFEAAKELMPGGVNSPVRSYRSMGSTPPFIARAKGSRIYDIDGNEYIDYVGSWGPMVVGHAHPEVVQAIQEAATRGTSYGAPTLIESELAELVMKIYPSVERIRMVNSGTEATMSALRLARGYTGREKIVKFIGCYHGHSDSLLVKAGSGLATFGVPDSPGVTAGVAKDTITVPYNDVEAITKVMEEQGDAIAAVIIEPVAGNMGCIPPKQGYLQKLRELTQQHGALLIFDEVMCGFRASLGGAASAYGIRADITCLGKIIGGGLPVAAYGGKAEIMDCVSPAGPVYQAGTLSGNPLAMTAGITTLSILMREEEGQPDKSRQLTLKTKDVVMGWTAAAKEAGVKIQAHQAGSMFGIFFAEHEVCDYETAAAADQEAFKIWFHAMLEQGIYLAPSQFETIFMSLAHSDEDIEKTIAAAGAAFRKVRESRR
- the prmA gene encoding 50S ribosomal protein L11 methyltransferase; this encodes MKWSHITISTSHEAAELVASLFEDLGAGGAVIDDPALLNAYIRSGEWDYTDLEEREETSVVRVSAYIAADERLREKAELLRRGLADLQAKGVDTAPADITEELVEDEDWAETWKAYFHPEKIGEKIVIAPTWETYEAKEGDIVVRLDPGAAFGTGQHETTALCIRALERLVEPGMRVFDVGTGSGVLSICAAKLGAGDITAMDFDPIACRVARENIEVNGVGNVEVFESDLLQKASGRADLIIANIVADIIIRMFENVSDYLEDGGKMLLSGIIDDRVDDVLAAAKARGIRVESVELDKGWAAMVARMS
- a CDS encoding RsmE family RNA methyltransferase — protein: MRRLFLDTPLADTMRVTGDDAHHLTRVLRAKIGERVRVRAMDGRLAEAEIAGFEEDAVRLSLLFEEEAEEERGERVLIISLLKGDKLDLVVQKATELGITRILPVVTAHAVVRYDAAKAEKKRGKWQKIAVEAAKQCGRVSLPTVEDIRPMEEALRLCGEMDMRLFFYEADEEHDVKSVLRASVKGGERAGSVAFLIGPEGGFSAAEAEQVMDAGFTPVTFGRNILRAETAAIAACAVVQYEWM
- a CDS encoding cell division FtsA domain-containing protein, with amino-acid sequence MPKKKPDAQASPDMMMSLDETLIASYEESIAETAEKDVPHAEEVADSPKKASRADASSKRTAKPKAKTASAKKSASKKAGAAKHPAKADASGVNDTGSKENGRIKLHGEPVFALDIGTRSVIGIVAEKTDSHMMRILATVRREHKTRAMLDGQIHDVPQVADIIREVKNELIERVGPLTGASVAAAGRALYTMTAETEAELGGIVTDEEQRALDFAGVQAAQAKLATSKIMDDPSRYYCVGYSTIQYTLDGVPLKSLIGQRGKLAKATVIATFLPRQVIDSMQSALRDVQLDMRALTLEPIAAINVLIPPTMRHLNLALVDIGAGTSDVAITKNGSIVAYGMVPLAGDEITEAISQRYLLDFNVAEHVKRSASAGQAVKFTDILGSDYELSAADVISPVMPNIQSLADAIAKQILELNGDSPQAVMLVGGGAQTPALSALVAKALSIPENRVSVRHPDAVEGVESIPLELQTPDAVTPLGILKIASINLLHFLSVYVNDEEINLFNFRDLTVSDALLNAGIQLKKFNGKPGLGLMVTVNEEKKFFPGTLPSMARVLMDGEDTTLDTVVKEGARITVVAGDDGTTPEITLAEVLTVAPEFKLYINGREKRIRQGAVINGTPAEPGTLLKDGDVIESKEPRSLGEALNIAGYPPAGRKISYTLNGVPSHYTLKPEIILNDAPAILSMPIHEGDHVEYQTADEPQLSEVLDLKELQTFVRIIYNEQEFEIPSASLTLTVNGHKASPGTYLEDGADVRYDLEERKATTVNEALLAVGFEPPPATSRVTVSIFVNRRPAIFTDPVKNGDRLDIVIKPITQQSGLNDKGGATPGWLKQTAPIPSASSVIKSTSSAAGTGTTETQSAALSSPARPEKDTQAAAPKSRAAAWTAASSDTAAPPTESAPRLSDVSSSASSAPAGSAPKEGYPKTVSWGGIPHDYSNRR
- a CDS encoding nuclear transport factor 2 family protein; translation: MTVRSGNEAIVEEAVRFYVKTVINADDRLASNIWQDGPKTTMIHPRGEDIGWDAIRQHFYIDRLQKLYTERNFTIENLDIECYSKHAVVTFTWHLTGKLRSDGTEVEHHGRTSQIYRHRSTGRWEIIHTHVSGMPIASERQSI